Proteins encoded together in one Thermophilibacter immobilis window:
- a CDS encoding ABC transporter substrate-binding protein gives MFENVSRRQFLQASGALVAGLGLAGCGGGSDTGTASDGGDASSIKVGVMGPYSGDVAQYGLACRNGAQLYFKQINADGGVNGKQIELSVQDEKGDATEALNVYNKMVEDGVSAIVGDVTSKPTIAVAQASVADNMPCVTPSATTADVISFGDNYFRACITDPFQGKVMADFAAKQGYKTVATIYNSQGDYETGVNGAFVEQAAANGITLTSEQGYAQGATDFNAQLTAIMSDNPEAVLSPNYYQDTGKIITQARQLGYKGVFLGADGWANIVGSDQDYASPEDLEGCFYDSSFVASNDDERVKKFVEDYKAEYDEDPTNFCALGYDAAMIVAAGLKAAEEEGAEAGSDDYRQAVIDAIAAGTVEGVTGSISYKGTGDPAKSTLIITFKDGAEEIFDTISA, from the coding sequence GAGAACGTATCCAGGCGTCAGTTCCTGCAGGCATCGGGCGCGCTTGTTGCGGGTTTGGGTCTTGCTGGCTGCGGCGGTGGCTCTGATACGGGCACCGCCTCCGACGGCGGGGACGCGAGCAGCATCAAGGTGGGCGTCATGGGCCCCTACTCGGGCGACGTGGCCCAGTACGGCCTCGCGTGTCGCAATGGCGCGCAGCTCTACTTCAAGCAGATCAACGCAGACGGCGGCGTCAACGGCAAGCAGATCGAGCTGTCCGTCCAGGACGAGAAGGGCGACGCCACCGAGGCGCTCAACGTCTACAACAAGATGGTCGAGGACGGCGTCTCCGCCATCGTCGGTGACGTCACGTCCAAGCCCACGATCGCCGTGGCGCAGGCCTCCGTCGCGGACAACATGCCGTGCGTGACCCCGTCCGCCACGACGGCCGACGTCATCAGCTTCGGTGACAACTACTTCCGCGCCTGCATCACCGACCCCTTCCAGGGCAAGGTCATGGCCGACTTCGCGGCCAAGCAGGGCTACAAGACCGTCGCCACGATCTACAACAGCCAGGGCGACTACGAGACGGGCGTCAACGGGGCCTTCGTCGAGCAGGCTGCGGCCAACGGGATTACGCTCACCTCCGAGCAGGGCTACGCGCAGGGCGCCACCGACTTCAACGCCCAGCTCACCGCTATCATGAGCGACAACCCCGAGGCCGTCTTGTCCCCGAACTACTACCAGGACACGGGCAAGATCATCACCCAGGCCCGTCAGCTCGGCTACAAGGGCGTCTTTCTGGGCGCCGACGGCTGGGCCAACATCGTGGGCTCGGACCAGGACTACGCCTCGCCCGAGGACCTCGAGGGCTGCTTCTACGACTCCTCCTTCGTCGCCTCGAATGATGACGAGAGGGTCAAGAAGTTCGTCGAGGACTACAAGGCCGAGTACGACGAGGATCCCACGAACTTCTGCGCGCTGGGCTACGATGCGGCCATGATCGTGGCCGCGGGCCTCAAGGCCGCCGAGGAGGAGGGTGCCGAGGCCGGCTCCGACGACTACAGGCAGGCCGTCATCGACGCCATCGCCGCGGGTACGGTCGAGGGCGTCACGGGCTCCATCTCCTACAAGGGCACCGGCGACCCCGCCAAGTCCACGTTGATCATCACGTTCAAAGACGGCGCCGAGGAG